A window of the Juglans microcarpa x Juglans regia isolate MS1-56 chromosome 5D, Jm3101_v1.0, whole genome shotgun sequence genome harbors these coding sequences:
- the LOC121264270 gene encoding uncharacterized protein LOC121264270 isoform X1: MGSVARMTRPYRAAMKKEWQEMLDFYMDQYECFGFPLSNVTKDSVFHIAVHSRNVKLLNDLLEINAEALLLPNLTGNTALHEAAAYGNVEMAELLIMYDEKETKPGGQRAVDINNHIGETPLFRAAAFGRTQMVEFLAKKVGDNYKSFHRRRKDGMTILHMAVLSRCFDTALKVLEWEDMLGDWVDENGMTCLQLLANMPSAFKSGYPMSILKRLLYLCLPDEDKFGVGTPVTSSGREEPESGRYRSSPGRFRSLNACIATSWICVWKCIAQEFPDIRELWNIKSQHKSAVKFVKLLATRDLTWMRIKVGEKPEQLSIFDNMEENESNDGKGSTPDQKGSSDSAEASISRPQDPEELPRITNQDTASLSEAPLISAARNGIIEIVEVILQLYPQAIEHKNDRGENILHVVARHGRKEIMHLLQHSHALRSRLRRTINNNGDSILHQAAYFREHELTDRPGEALLMQSEIQWFKQVRKIVPPYFINHRNNQALTAEELFTKQHQELVENGRKWIDQTTKACTIVAVLIATVAFTCAYTIPGGSNSKTGHPLLLEETPFRTFAVSDTLSLCFSLTSVVVFLSIMTSRMHERDFRRSLPLKIAIGLSTLFFSVTAMMVAFAATLVLMIQQRLHWAAIPIYTLACFPVTIFLVLQFPLYLNIVWFTVSDLLLSFVDLLPSGTSMVRNRPLR, translated from the exons ATGGGGAGTGTGGCGAGAATGACGAGGCCTTATCGGGCAGCCATGAAGAAAGAATGGCAAGAGATGCTAGATTTCTACATGGATCAATATGAATGCTTTGGTTTTCCTCTGTCGAACGTTACCAAGGACTCTGTGTTTCATATTGCTGTGCACAGCAGAAACGTGAAGCTGCTCAATGATTTGCTAGAGATTAATGCAGAAGCACTTCTACTTCCGAATTTAACGGGAAACACAGCACTTCACGAGGCGGCTGCTTATGGAAATGTTGAAATGGCAGAACTCTTAATTATGTATGACGAAAAAGAAACTAAACCTGGTGGCCAACGGGCAGTTGATATAAACAATCACATTGGCGAAACTCCTTTGTTTAGGGCAGCTGCATTTGGTAGGACACAAATGGTTGAGTTTTTAGCCAAAAAAGTTGGGGACAACTACAAGAGTTTTCACCGCAGGCGGAAGGACGGCATGACCATTCTTCATATGGCTGTCCTCAGCAGATGCTTTG ATACAGCTCTGAAGGTGCTGGAATGGGAGGATATGCTTGGAGACTGGGTGGACGAGAATGGCATGACATGTCTTCAGCTGCTAGCTAACATGCCATCTGCTTTCAAAAGCGGTTATCCCATGAGCATATTGAAGCGGCTGCTCTATCTCT GCCTTCCAGATGAAGACAAATTTGGTGTCGGAACACCGGTTACTTCAAGTGGAAGAGAAGAACCAGAGTCTGGCCGTTACAGGAGTTCCCCTGGCAGATTCAGAAGCTTGAATGCCTGTATAG CCACTTCATGGATTTGTGTGTGGAAGTGTATAGCTCAAG AATTCCCAGACATTAGAGAACTGTGGAACATAAAAAGCCAGCACAAAAGCGCGGTTAAGTTTGTTAAACTTCTCGCTACACGGGACCTGACATGGATGAGAATAAAAGTTGGAGAAAAACCTGAACAACTCAGTATATTTGACAACATGGAGGAAAATGAATCAAATGATGGAAAAGGAAGTACCCCTGACCAGAAGGGGAGTTCGGACTCAGCGGAAGCATCTATATCCCGTCCTCAAGATCCAGAAGAGCTTCCACGGATTACAAATCAAGATACTGCATCACTTTCTGAGGCTCCACTAATTTCAGCTGCAAGAAATGGGATCATTGAGATCGTAGAGGTCATTCTGCAACTGTATCCTCAGGCAATTGAACACAAAAATGACAGAGGTGAGAATATACTTCATGTTGTAGCAAGACatggaaggaaagaaatcaTGCATCTTCTCCAACATTCTCATGCTCTGAGATCAAGGCTTAGGAGGACGATCAACAACAATGGTGATAGCATTTTGCATCAAGCTGCATACTTTCGCGAGCATGAGCTGACTGACAGGCCTGGGGAAGCTCTTTTAATGCAGTCAGAGATACAATGGTTTAAG CAAGTGCGGAAAATTGTACCTCCGTATTTCATCAACCACCGCAATAACCAAGCTCTGACCGCTGAAGAATTGTTCACCAAGCAACATCAGGAGTTGGTAGAGAACGGCCGAAAATGGATAGATCAAACAACAAAAGCATGCACTATAGTTGCTGTCCTAATAGCCACCGTTGCTTTTACCTGTGCATACACCATCCCCGGCGGTTCCAACTCAAAAACAGGCCATCCATTGCTCCTCGAGGAAACTCCATTTCGCACCTTCGCAGTCTCAGACACGTTATCACTCTGCTTCTCCCTGACTTCCGTGGTAGTTTTCCTATCCATTATGACATCGAGAATGCACGAACGAGATTTCCGGAGGTCTCTTCCGTTGAAGATCGCAATCGGCCTAAGTACATTGTTCTTTTCCGTGACGGCCATGATGGTTGCTTTTGCTGCTACACTAGTGCTTATGATACAGCAGAGGCTACATTGGGCTGCAATCCCAATTTATACATTGGCATGTTTCCCGGtcactatttttcttgttctccaGTTCCCTCTCTATCTCAATATTGTTTGGTTTACCGTGAGTGATCTTCTGCTGAGTTTCGTTGACTTGCTTCCTTCTGGAACAAGTATGGTTCGGAACCGGCCTCTGCGCTAG
- the LOC121264270 gene encoding uncharacterized protein LOC121264270 isoform X2 produces MGSVARMTRPYRAAMKKEWQEMLDFYMDQYECFGFPLSNVTKDSVFHIAVHSRNVKLLNDLLEINAEALLLPNLTGNTALHEAAAYGNVEMAELLIMYDEKETKPGGQRAVDINNHIGETPLFRAAAFGRTQMVEFLAKKVGDNYKSFHRRRKDGMTILHMAVLSRCFDTALKVLEWEDMLGDWVDENGMTCLQLLANMPSAFKSGYPMSILKRLLYLCLPDEDKFGVGTPVTSSGREEPESGRYRSSPGRFRSLNACIATSWICVWKCIAQEFPDIRELWNIKSQHKSAVKFVKLLATRDLTWMRIKVGEKPEQLSIFDNMEENESNDGKVSRPQDPEELPRITNQDTASLSEAPLISAARNGIIEIVEVILQLYPQAIEHKNDRGENILHVVARHGRKEIMHLLQHSHALRSRLRRTINNNGDSILHQAAYFREHELTDRPGEALLMQSEIQWFKQVRKIVPPYFINHRNNQALTAEELFTKQHQELVENGRKWIDQTTKACTIVAVLIATVAFTCAYTIPGGSNSKTGHPLLLEETPFRTFAVSDTLSLCFSLTSVVVFLSIMTSRMHERDFRRSLPLKIAIGLSTLFFSVTAMMVAFAATLVLMIQQRLHWAAIPIYTLACFPVTIFLVLQFPLYLNIVWFTVSDLLLSFVDLLPSGTSMVRNRPLR; encoded by the exons ATGGGGAGTGTGGCGAGAATGACGAGGCCTTATCGGGCAGCCATGAAGAAAGAATGGCAAGAGATGCTAGATTTCTACATGGATCAATATGAATGCTTTGGTTTTCCTCTGTCGAACGTTACCAAGGACTCTGTGTTTCATATTGCTGTGCACAGCAGAAACGTGAAGCTGCTCAATGATTTGCTAGAGATTAATGCAGAAGCACTTCTACTTCCGAATTTAACGGGAAACACAGCACTTCACGAGGCGGCTGCTTATGGAAATGTTGAAATGGCAGAACTCTTAATTATGTATGACGAAAAAGAAACTAAACCTGGTGGCCAACGGGCAGTTGATATAAACAATCACATTGGCGAAACTCCTTTGTTTAGGGCAGCTGCATTTGGTAGGACACAAATGGTTGAGTTTTTAGCCAAAAAAGTTGGGGACAACTACAAGAGTTTTCACCGCAGGCGGAAGGACGGCATGACCATTCTTCATATGGCTGTCCTCAGCAGATGCTTTG ATACAGCTCTGAAGGTGCTGGAATGGGAGGATATGCTTGGAGACTGGGTGGACGAGAATGGCATGACATGTCTTCAGCTGCTAGCTAACATGCCATCTGCTTTCAAAAGCGGTTATCCCATGAGCATATTGAAGCGGCTGCTCTATCTCT GCCTTCCAGATGAAGACAAATTTGGTGTCGGAACACCGGTTACTTCAAGTGGAAGAGAAGAACCAGAGTCTGGCCGTTACAGGAGTTCCCCTGGCAGATTCAGAAGCTTGAATGCCTGTATAG CCACTTCATGGATTTGTGTGTGGAAGTGTATAGCTCAAG AATTCCCAGACATTAGAGAACTGTGGAACATAAAAAGCCAGCACAAAAGCGCGGTTAAGTTTGTTAAACTTCTCGCTACACGGGACCTGACATGGATGAGAATAAAAGTTGGAGAAAAACCTGAACAACTCAGTATATTTGACAACATGGAGGAAAATGAATCAAATGATGGAAAAG TATCCCGTCCTCAAGATCCAGAAGAGCTTCCACGGATTACAAATCAAGATACTGCATCACTTTCTGAGGCTCCACTAATTTCAGCTGCAAGAAATGGGATCATTGAGATCGTAGAGGTCATTCTGCAACTGTATCCTCAGGCAATTGAACACAAAAATGACAGAGGTGAGAATATACTTCATGTTGTAGCAAGACatggaaggaaagaaatcaTGCATCTTCTCCAACATTCTCATGCTCTGAGATCAAGGCTTAGGAGGACGATCAACAACAATGGTGATAGCATTTTGCATCAAGCTGCATACTTTCGCGAGCATGAGCTGACTGACAGGCCTGGGGAAGCTCTTTTAATGCAGTCAGAGATACAATGGTTTAAG CAAGTGCGGAAAATTGTACCTCCGTATTTCATCAACCACCGCAATAACCAAGCTCTGACCGCTGAAGAATTGTTCACCAAGCAACATCAGGAGTTGGTAGAGAACGGCCGAAAATGGATAGATCAAACAACAAAAGCATGCACTATAGTTGCTGTCCTAATAGCCACCGTTGCTTTTACCTGTGCATACACCATCCCCGGCGGTTCCAACTCAAAAACAGGCCATCCATTGCTCCTCGAGGAAACTCCATTTCGCACCTTCGCAGTCTCAGACACGTTATCACTCTGCTTCTCCCTGACTTCCGTGGTAGTTTTCCTATCCATTATGACATCGAGAATGCACGAACGAGATTTCCGGAGGTCTCTTCCGTTGAAGATCGCAATCGGCCTAAGTACATTGTTCTTTTCCGTGACGGCCATGATGGTTGCTTTTGCTGCTACACTAGTGCTTATGATACAGCAGAGGCTACATTGGGCTGCAATCCCAATTTATACATTGGCATGTTTCCCGGtcactatttttcttgttctccaGTTCCCTCTCTATCTCAATATTGTTTGGTTTACCGTGAGTGATCTTCTGCTGAGTTTCGTTGACTTGCTTCCTTCTGGAACAAGTATGGTTCGGAACCGGCCTCTGCGCTAG
- the LOC121264271 gene encoding plastid-lipid-associated protein, chloroplastic-like, whose amino-acid sequence MASISHSSTFPCKTLSVTQPRTQFTSKPATLPTNSVKIAQKTVGKSWVCSRAGEVVRHRPNFRLRAVSDDEWGPEKEEGSAAPVAVAEPEEVEEAKPTEIERLKKALVDSFYGTDRGLKATSETRAEIVELITQLEANNPTPAPTEALTLLNGKWILAYTSFAGLFPLLARGTLPLVKVEEISQTIDSENFTVQNSVQFAGPLATTSFSTNAKFDVRSPKRVQIKFEQGIIGTPQLTDSIEVPENVEFLGQKIDLTPFKGLFTSVQETASSVAKTISSQPPVKFSIPNSNAESWLLTTYLDEELRISRGDAGSVFVLIKEGSSLLTP is encoded by the exons atGGCTTCTATTTCTCACTCGAGCACCTTTCCATGCAAGACCCTGTCAGTTACCCAACCACGAACACAATTCACCTCCAAGCCGGCAACTTTACCGACTAATTCGGTTAAAATCGCCCAGAAAACGGTCGGGAAATCGTGGGTTTGTTCCAGAGCCGGAGAAGTCGTCCGGCATAGACCCAATTTCCGGCTCAGAGCGGTGAGCGATGACGAGTGGGGCCCAGAGAAGGAGGAGGGTTCTGCTGCGCCGGTGGCAGTGGCGGAACCGGAGGAGGTGGAGGAAGCAAAGCCGACCGAGATTGAAAGGCTGAAGAAGGCGCTTGTGGACTCGTTTTACGGGACTGACCGAGGGCTGAAAGCGACGAGCGAGACGAGAGCGGAGATCGTTGAGCTTATCACTCAGCTGGAGGCGAACAACCCGACACCTGCGCCCACCGAGGCGTTGACTCTGCTTAATGGAAAATGGATTCTCGC ATACACATCTTTTGCAGGTTTGTTCCCATTGCTGGCAAGGGGTACACTGCCCTTAGTAAAGGTAGAAGAAATATCACAGACAATCGACTCAGAAAACTTCACTGTCCAGAATTCTGTCCAGTTTGCTGGGCCCTTGGCTACAACTTCGTTTAGTACCAACGCCAAATTTGACGTCCGAAGTCCAAAGCGTGTGCAG ATCAAGTTTGAACAAGGGATCATTGGGACTCCTCAATTAACGGACTCGATAGAGGTACCAGAAAATGTGGAGTTTTTGGGACAAAAGATTGACCTGACACCCTTTAAGGGCCTATTCACCTCTGTTCAAGAGACAGCTTCGTCGGTTGCGAAGACCATTTCCAGCCAACCACCAGTAAAGTTCTCCATACCAAACAGCAATGCTGAATCATGGTTACTTACCACATACCTTGACGAAGAACTTAGAATTTCAAGGGGAGACGCTGGGAGTGTGTTTGTGCTCATCAAGGAAGGGAGCTCCCTTTTGACGCCCTGA
- the LOC121265647 gene encoding uncharacterized protein LOC121265647, with product MSKKNNLTHRKRQHEFNLQREKKDKKTMAKKLKVKKNKMKVDNDDKKNI from the coding sequence ATGTCGAAGAAGAATAATCTTACCCACCGAAAAAGGCAGCATGAATTTAATCTACAAAGGgagaaaaaagataagaaaacgATGGCAAAGAAGCTCAAAgtaaagaagaataagatgaaagtCGATAATGATGACAAGAAAAAT